A genomic segment from Brienomyrus brachyistius isolate T26 chromosome 9, BBRACH_0.4, whole genome shotgun sequence encodes:
- the LOC125749104 gene encoding cysteine-rich venom protein, translating into MIVFAVCITLLQAAFTCGGLVITDVSPENANVQQLIVNVHNDFRRAVQPPATNMLKMSWNAQLATNAQNWINNCVLTHGPPSSREIDGYQCGENLFKSNAVYNWTSVVGAWHNEVKNYKYPSGSVNGNPIGHYTQVVWYGSYEVGCGVTFCDKLETYFYGCHYFRAGNFKGVAPYTNGTSCADCPDSCDDKLCTDPCPYIDKYRNCPNLAKQHGCDTSWMMTYCPSSCQCQTKIRPIAKK; encoded by the exons ATGATCGTATTTGCTGTTTGCATCACGCTGCTGCAAGCGGCTTTTACTTGCGGGGGTCTGGTGA TCACAGACGTTTCTCCAGAAAACGCCAACGTCCAGCAGCTTATTGTGAATGTGCACAATGACTTCAGGAGAGCAGTGCAGCCACCTGCGACCAACATGCTGAAAATG TCCTGGAATGCACAGCTGGCCACGAACGCTCAAAATTGGATTAACAACTGCGTGTTGACTCATGGGCCTCCTAGTAGCCGGGAGATTGACG GGTACCAGTGCGGTGAGAACTTATTCAAGTCTAATGCTGTATATAACTGGACTTCTGTTGTTGGGGCCTGGCACAATGAAGTCAAAAACTACAAGTATCCCAGTGGATCCGTGAACGGAAACCCGATTGGCCATTACACACAG GTGGTGTGGTATGGCTCTTATGAGGTAGGGTGTGGGGTCACCTTCTGCGACAAATTAGAGACGTACTTCTACGGCTGCCACTACTTCCGAGC TGGGAACTTCAAAGGAGTTGCTCCGTATACTAATGGAACCTCTTGTGCTGACTgcccagacagctgtgatgacaaACTGTGCA CTGACCCATGTCCATACATTGACAAATACAGAAATTGCCCAAACCTGGCAAAGCAACATGGATGTGACACGTCCTGGATGATGACATACTGCCCCAGCTCATGCCAGTGCCAGACAAAAATCCGGCCAATTGCAAAGAAGTGA